In a single window of the Allobranchiibius huperziae genome:
- the kynU gene encoding kynureninase encodes MSSLDLSHCQELDRQDPLAAVRDRFVLPEGVTYLVGNSLGAMSKDVPARVQEVVATEWGQGLVGSWNTAGWFDKPLTVGDRLAPLIGAGNGQVVVGDSTSINLYKAVGAALGMRPDRAVVLSEAGSFPTDLYMLQGMTAWTGRHRLELMDADRGNLQQMLTPDVAVVVLSHVDYRTGELLDMQAITEQIHAAGALVVWDLCHSIGVVQMDLAGCDADFAIGCTYKYVNAGPGGPAFVYVAPRLQAEAQQPLSGWHGHKAPFAFVTDYEPGEGVSRFRISTPPIVSYAPLEVSLDMFAELDIAQVRSKSEALTGLFIELVDQECGGFDLEVVTPRDAGRRGSQVSLRHPRAYQVVRALMERGVHGDFRSPDVLRLGFAPLYLRFEDVWDSVVALRAVLEGEEWRSHPEPQLTAVT; translated from the coding sequence GTGAGTTCGCTCGATCTGTCGCACTGTCAGGAGCTCGACCGCCAGGACCCGCTGGCCGCGGTACGCGACCGGTTCGTGCTGCCCGAGGGCGTCACCTACCTCGTCGGCAACTCTCTCGGCGCGATGTCCAAGGACGTGCCGGCCCGGGTGCAGGAGGTCGTGGCCACCGAGTGGGGCCAGGGGCTGGTCGGCAGCTGGAACACCGCCGGGTGGTTCGACAAGCCGCTGACCGTCGGCGATCGGCTCGCACCGCTGATCGGTGCGGGGAATGGCCAGGTCGTCGTCGGCGACAGCACCTCGATCAACCTCTACAAGGCGGTCGGCGCCGCCCTGGGGATGCGCCCGGACCGGGCCGTGGTGCTCTCGGAGGCCGGCAGCTTCCCCACCGACCTCTACATGCTGCAGGGCATGACCGCGTGGACCGGTCGTCACCGGCTGGAGCTGATGGACGCCGACCGCGGCAACCTGCAGCAGATGCTCACCCCGGACGTCGCCGTCGTGGTGCTCAGTCACGTCGACTACCGCACGGGCGAGCTGCTGGACATGCAGGCGATCACCGAGCAGATCCACGCGGCGGGCGCCCTCGTGGTCTGGGACCTGTGCCACAGCATCGGAGTCGTGCAGATGGATCTGGCCGGCTGCGATGCCGACTTCGCCATCGGCTGCACGTACAAGTACGTCAACGCCGGCCCCGGCGGTCCGGCGTTCGTCTACGTCGCACCGCGGCTGCAAGCGGAGGCGCAGCAACCTCTATCGGGCTGGCACGGGCACAAGGCGCCGTTCGCCTTCGTCACCGATTACGAGCCAGGAGAAGGGGTCTCGCGTTTCCGCATCAGCACTCCGCCGATCGTCTCCTACGCGCCGCTCGAGGTCAGTCTCGACATGTTCGCCGAGCTCGACATCGCACAGGTGCGGAGCAAGAGCGAGGCGCTGACCGGGCTGTTCATCGAACTGGTCGATCAGGAGTGCGGCGGCTTCGACCTGGAGGTCGTCACCCCACGGGACGCCGGCCGACGCGGGAGTCAGGTCTCGCTGCGCCACCCGCGCGCCTACCAGGTGGTGCGGGCACTGATGGAGCGTGGCGTGCACGGTGACTTCCGCTCGCCTGACGTGCTGCGACTGGGGTTCGCGCCGCTCTACCTGCGCTTCGAGGACGTCTGGGACAGCGTCGTGGCCCTCCGCGCGGTGCTCGAGGGCGAGGAGTGGCGTTCCCACCCCGAGCCGCAGCTCACCGCGGTGACGTGA
- the cobF gene encoding precorrin-6A synthase (deacetylating) encodes MSVRRVQVIGIGAGSPEHLTQQAIAALNEVDVFLVAEKRSATDELVALRKAICERFIDPAHPYRFVTVPDPTRGVDADRADAAYGEAVRDWHAARADRYADTIDALPEGAVVGFLVWGDPAFYDSTIRVVRSIGERTALSVNVIPGISAFQALAAAHGIVLHEIGEPVHITTGRRLVTEWAPGLGTVVVMLDGHLTCRDLVPLAPDLQIHWGAYVGMPQQELRAGRLADVIDEITGLRAALRERHGWVMDVYALTSPR; translated from the coding sequence ATGAGTGTGCGCCGGGTGCAGGTCATCGGCATCGGCGCCGGGTCGCCCGAGCACCTCACCCAGCAGGCGATCGCCGCGCTGAACGAGGTCGACGTCTTCCTCGTGGCCGAGAAGCGCTCTGCCACCGACGAACTCGTCGCGCTGCGCAAGGCGATCTGCGAGCGGTTCATCGATCCCGCGCATCCGTACCGGTTCGTGACGGTGCCCGATCCGACACGCGGCGTGGACGCCGACCGGGCCGACGCGGCCTACGGCGAGGCGGTCCGTGACTGGCACGCCGCGCGCGCCGACAGGTACGCCGATACGATCGACGCGCTGCCGGAGGGAGCCGTCGTGGGATTCCTCGTCTGGGGCGACCCCGCGTTCTACGACTCCACGATCCGGGTCGTGCGCAGCATCGGTGAGCGAACGGCGCTTTCCGTCAACGTGATTCCCGGCATCTCTGCCTTCCAGGCCCTCGCGGCCGCGCACGGCATCGTGCTGCACGAGATCGGCGAACCGGTGCACATCACCACCGGACGTCGACTTGTCACAGAGTGGGCACCGGGCCTCGGCACGGTCGTGGTGATGCTCGACGGCCACCTCACGTGCCGTGATCTCGTGCCTCTCGCGCCCGACCTGCAGATCCACTGGGGCGCGTACGTCGGCATGCCGCAGCAGGAGCTTCGGGCCGGGCGCCTCGCCGATGTGATCGACGAGATCACCGGGCTGCGTGCCGCTCTGCGCGAGCGGCACGGCTGGGTGATGGACGTCTACGCGCTCACGTCACCGCGGTGA
- a CDS encoding cobyric acid synthase, whose product MAGLLVAGTSSDAGKSLVVTGLCRAWARAGVRVAPFKSQNMSNNSMVCVDGAEIGRAQYLQAQAAGVEASSLHNPVLLKPGSDRRAFVVLRGQPAGELAAGEYATGRAHLAEAAFAAYAELADSVDLVVSEGAGSPAEVNLRAGDYTNMGLARRFDLPTVVVTDIDRGGALAATYGTWALLDDADRTLLRGYVVNKFRGDASVLAPGLDVVTERTGMPWLGTIPWLEDVWLDAEDALSVGRSMPADPNATLDVAVVRFPRTSNATDVDALAAEPGVRVRVTSDPAVCRDAHLLVLPGSRATVSDLGWLRSRGLADVVAARVADGRPVLGVCGGYEMLGETIDDPVESAAGVVTGLGLLSATTTFGMSKVLARSHGSWQGWPVEGYEIHHGVVAAADTFPGGTREGSTYGTIWHGTLEGDDFRRAWLTEVAAAAGSSWAPVAVAPSFAARREAQIDALADAVTEALDLDRLLAIAQEAGA is encoded by the coding sequence GTGGCAGGTCTGCTGGTGGCGGGAACGAGCTCGGACGCCGGCAAGTCCCTGGTCGTGACGGGGCTGTGCCGCGCATGGGCACGCGCGGGGGTGCGCGTCGCGCCGTTCAAGAGCCAGAACATGTCCAACAACTCGATGGTCTGCGTGGACGGCGCCGAGATCGGCCGCGCGCAGTATCTGCAGGCGCAGGCCGCCGGCGTCGAGGCGTCGTCCCTGCACAACCCGGTGCTGCTCAAACCCGGCTCGGACCGGCGCGCGTTCGTGGTGCTGCGCGGTCAGCCGGCCGGTGAGCTCGCTGCGGGCGAGTACGCGACGGGCCGGGCGCATCTCGCCGAGGCGGCGTTCGCGGCGTACGCCGAGTTGGCGGACTCGGTCGACCTGGTCGTGTCCGAGGGCGCCGGGTCGCCCGCCGAGGTCAATCTGCGTGCCGGCGACTACACGAACATGGGTCTCGCACGGCGCTTCGACCTGCCCACCGTGGTGGTCACCGACATCGACCGTGGTGGCGCGCTGGCCGCGACGTACGGCACCTGGGCGCTGCTGGACGACGCCGACCGCACGCTGTTGCGGGGGTACGTCGTGAACAAGTTCCGCGGTGACGCGTCGGTGCTCGCGCCGGGCCTGGACGTCGTCACCGAACGCACCGGGATGCCGTGGCTCGGGACCATCCCGTGGCTGGAGGACGTGTGGCTGGACGCCGAGGACGCGCTGTCCGTCGGCCGCTCGATGCCTGCGGATCCGAACGCGACCCTGGACGTCGCGGTGGTCCGGTTTCCCCGCACCTCCAACGCCACCGACGTCGACGCGCTCGCCGCCGAGCCAGGGGTACGGGTGCGCGTGACGAGCGATCCCGCGGTGTGCCGCGACGCGCACCTGCTGGTGCTGCCGGGGTCTCGCGCGACGGTGTCGGACCTGGGCTGGCTACGCTCGCGAGGGCTCGCCGACGTGGTCGCCGCGCGGGTCGCGGACGGTCGTCCGGTGCTGGGGGTCTGCGGCGGTTACGAGATGCTGGGCGAGACCATCGACGACCCGGTCGAGTCCGCGGCGGGAGTGGTGACGGGCCTCGGACTCCTCTCGGCGACAACGACGTTCGGGATGTCGAAGGTGCTGGCCCGATCCCATGGTTCGTGGCAGGGATGGCCGGTCGAGGGGTACGAGATCCACCACGGCGTCGTGGCGGCGGCCGACACGTTCCCCGGGGGTACGCGAGAAGGTTCGACCTACGGCACGATCTGGCACGGCACGCTGGAGGGCGACGACTTCCGGCGTGCGTGGCTGACCGAGGTGGCGGCGGCCGCCGGCTCGTCGTGGGCGCCGGTCGCGGTTGCGCCGTCGTTCGCCGCACGACGTGAGGCGCAGATCGACGCTCTCGCCGATGCCGTGACCGAGGCCCTCGATCTGGACCGGCTGCTGGCGATCGCCCAAGAGGCGGGAGCATGA
- a CDS encoding histidine phosphatase family protein: MPTETLRVHLVRHGESTWNLAHRIQGQTVHPDLTPLGRMQAAAAAQTLMRRVDGRVVLWSSDLVRAARTAELIGRALRVPVQYDEALREQHLGMMEGRTVDQLHPEPTPPGEHVSEVRWAGGESTQDVAARFRRFAARELRATSPRVRDLVIVSHGDTIRVARAVLAARSHREVQWDPIENGSVHTVEVPRQ, translated from the coding sequence ATGCCGACCGAGACCCTACGGGTGCACCTGGTGCGGCACGGGGAGTCGACCTGGAACCTTGCCCACCGGATCCAGGGTCAGACGGTCCACCCCGACCTCACCCCCCTCGGCCGGATGCAGGCGGCTGCCGCTGCGCAGACGCTCATGCGACGGGTCGACGGCCGCGTCGTGCTGTGGAGCAGCGACCTCGTACGCGCCGCCCGCACCGCTGAGCTCATCGGTCGCGCTCTGCGGGTGCCGGTGCAGTACGACGAGGCGCTGCGCGAGCAGCATCTCGGCATGATGGAGGGGCGCACGGTCGACCAGTTGCACCCGGAGCCCACGCCACCGGGCGAGCACGTGAGCGAGGTGCGGTGGGCCGGAGGCGAGAGCACGCAGGACGTCGCCGCACGGTTCCGCCGGTTCGCGGCACGTGAGCTGCGCGCCACCTCGCCGCGGGTGCGCGATCTGGTCATCGTGAGCCACGGCGACACCATCCGGGTGGCCCGCGCCGTCCTGGCCGCTCGCAGCCACCGCGAAGTGCAGTGGGATCCCATCGAGAACGGCAGCGTGCACACCGTCGAGGTGCCGCGTCAGTGA
- a CDS encoding YdeI/OmpD-associated family protein, with protein MALERPLVRLRNHAEALRWFTEHQHDTDAVFIAIGKKGGSVPTPTYDELVELALMHGWIDGQAGRLDDDCYRLAFSPRRARSPWSQINRRKAEALMAAGRMTATGLAAVEAARANGRWDAAYAGQSDFELPDDFLEALAANPRAEAFFATLNRTNHFAVYYRINDAKRPETRARRIAAFVEQFERGEAIH; from the coding sequence ATGGCACTCGAGCGTCCCCTCGTACGGCTGAGAAACCATGCGGAGGCGCTCCGTTGGTTCACCGAGCACCAGCACGACACCGACGCGGTCTTCATCGCGATCGGCAAGAAGGGCGGGTCGGTGCCCACCCCGACGTACGACGAGCTGGTCGAGCTCGCGCTCATGCACGGCTGGATCGACGGGCAGGCGGGCCGCTTGGACGACGACTGCTACCGGCTCGCGTTCTCACCGCGCCGGGCGCGCAGCCCGTGGTCGCAGATCAACCGACGCAAGGCCGAGGCACTGATGGCCGCGGGTCGGATGACCGCGACCGGCCTCGCGGCTGTGGAAGCGGCCAGGGCGAACGGTCGGTGGGACGCGGCGTACGCCGGCCAGAGCGACTTCGAGCTGCCTGATGACTTCCTCGAGGCGCTGGCCGCGAACCCGCGGGCGGAGGCGTTCTTCGCCACGCTCAACCGGACCAACCACTTCGCGGTCTACTACCGGATCAACGACGCGAAACGACCCGAGACCCGGGCCCGTCGGATCGCCGCGTTCGTGGAGCAGTTCGAGCGCGGCGAGGCAATTCACTGA
- a CDS encoding siderophore-interacting protein — translation MSPKKPRRQHVLEVVAREQVTPHVVRVRFGGADVRAMAAERPDATDSYLKLLFPDPALGLVPPYDLDELPREHQPVRRTYTIRTWHADGTISVDFVTHGDQGIAAPWAMRAQPGDLVAANGPGSGYRPSGTASWYLLVGDDSALPAISAALEALPTDARGQVVVEVDAAADELLPQTPAGVAVQWLHRDGATPGEGSLLPDALRALDWPTDGVEVFAHGERESMKSLRDILFREQALPRESVSLSGYWAFGRTEDRFQAEKREPIGQIG, via the coding sequence ATGAGCCCGAAGAAGCCGCGTCGTCAGCACGTCCTGGAAGTCGTCGCCCGCGAGCAGGTCACGCCGCACGTCGTCCGCGTGCGGTTCGGCGGAGCCGACGTCCGGGCGATGGCCGCCGAGCGCCCCGACGCGACCGACAGCTACCTCAAGCTGCTCTTCCCCGACCCGGCCCTCGGCCTCGTCCCGCCGTACGACCTGGACGAGTTGCCGCGCGAGCACCAGCCCGTGCGGCGCACCTACACCATCCGCACCTGGCACGCCGACGGCACCATCAGCGTCGACTTCGTCACACACGGCGACCAGGGCATCGCGGCGCCCTGGGCGATGCGTGCGCAGCCCGGTGATCTGGTGGCCGCGAACGGGCCGGGCAGCGGCTACCGGCCGAGCGGTACGGCGTCCTGGTACCTGCTGGTCGGCGACGACTCGGCCCTACCGGCGATCAGCGCCGCGCTCGAAGCACTGCCGACCGATGCCCGCGGACAGGTGGTCGTGGAGGTCGACGCGGCTGCCGACGAGCTGCTACCGCAGACCCCGGCCGGAGTCGCCGTGCAGTGGCTGCACCGCGACGGCGCCACCCCCGGCGAGGGGTCCCTGCTGCCGGACGCCCTACGTGCCCTCGACTGGCCGACCGATGGCGTCGAGGTCTTCGCGCACGGCGAGCGGGAGTCGATGAAATCGTTGCGGGACATCCTCTTCCGCGAGCAGGCACTCCCCCGGGAGTCGGTCAGCCTGTCGGGCTACTGGGCGTTCGGACGCACCGAGGACCGCTTCCAGGCCGAGAAGCGCGAGCCCATCGGACAGATCGGCTGA
- a CDS encoding phosphoenolpyruvate carboxykinase (GTP) produces the protein MTLDAPEKSGTTHAGLARWVAEVAALTTPDEVRWVTGSADEWTELTDKLVAAGTFTRLNEDIKPNSFHAASSPEDVARVEERTFICSREEKDAGPTNNWMDPEQMKDLMRGLYQGCMKGRTMYVIPFVMGHLEADSPMFGVEITDSEYVVVSMRVMARCGTKILDRIEELGDAAKYVPALHSLGAPLADGEQDVKWPCNEEKYIVQFPEERTIWSYGSGYGGNALLGKKCYSLRIASAMARDEGWLAEHMLILKLISPEQQVYYVAAAFPSACGKTNLAMLKPTIPGWTVETLGDDIAWMRFGKDGRLYAVNPEFGFFGVAPGTNEHTNPHAMTTINKGNSVFTNVALTDDGDVWWEGLENEPAHATSWKGEDWTPDSGELSSHPNSRYCTPIEQCDILADEYNDPQGVPISAILFGGRRKTTVPLVTESRDWLHGTFMGATLSSETTAAAKGEVGVVRRDPMAMLPFIGYNAGDYFQHWVNLGKDADATKLPKIFYVNWFRRDQDGGFLWPGFGENSRVLKWVIERMEGKAAAVETPIGHVPTPESLDVEGLDMTAAELEAALAVDPEEWKAEIPQIEEWFAKFGETLPTQLQIELDGLKARLGL, from the coding sequence ATGACTTTGGACGCACCCGAAAAGTCCGGCACGACGCACGCAGGACTGGCGAGGTGGGTCGCCGAGGTCGCTGCGCTGACGACCCCGGACGAGGTGCGCTGGGTCACCGGCTCCGCCGACGAATGGACCGAACTGACCGACAAGCTCGTCGCCGCCGGCACCTTCACCCGGCTCAACGAGGACATCAAGCCCAACTCCTTCCACGCGGCGAGCTCCCCCGAGGACGTCGCACGGGTCGAGGAGCGCACCTTCATCTGCAGCCGCGAGGAGAAGGACGCGGGGCCCACCAACAACTGGATGGACCCGGAGCAGATGAAGGACCTCATGCGCGGCCTCTACCAGGGGTGCATGAAGGGCCGCACGATGTACGTCATCCCGTTCGTCATGGGTCACCTCGAGGCCGACAGCCCGATGTTCGGTGTGGAGATCACCGACAGCGAGTACGTCGTGGTCTCGATGCGCGTGATGGCGCGCTGCGGCACCAAGATCCTGGACCGCATCGAAGAGCTCGGCGACGCGGCCAAGTACGTGCCGGCGCTGCACTCGCTCGGCGCCCCGCTGGCCGACGGCGAGCAGGACGTGAAGTGGCCGTGCAACGAGGAGAAGTACATCGTGCAGTTCCCCGAGGAGCGCACGATCTGGTCCTACGGCTCGGGCTACGGCGGCAACGCGCTGCTGGGCAAGAAGTGCTACTCGCTGCGGATCGCCTCGGCGATGGCGCGCGACGAGGGCTGGCTGGCCGAGCACATGCTGATCCTCAAGCTCATCTCGCCCGAGCAGCAGGTCTACTATGTCGCGGCCGCGTTCCCCAGCGCCTGCGGCAAGACCAACCTGGCCATGCTCAAGCCGACCATCCCCGGCTGGACGGTGGAGACCCTCGGTGACGACATCGCCTGGATGCGCTTCGGTAAGGACGGGCGCCTCTACGCCGTCAACCCCGAGTTCGGCTTCTTCGGTGTCGCGCCGGGCACCAACGAGCACACCAACCCGCACGCGATGACGACCATCAACAAGGGCAATTCGGTCTTCACCAACGTCGCGCTCACGGACGACGGCGACGTGTGGTGGGAGGGCCTGGAGAACGAGCCCGCGCACGCGACGTCCTGGAAGGGCGAGGACTGGACGCCGGACTCCGGCGAGCTGTCCAGCCACCCGAACAGCCGCTACTGCACCCCGATCGAGCAGTGCGACATCCTCGCGGACGAGTACAACGACCCGCAGGGCGTGCCGATCTCGGCGATCCTCTTCGGTGGCCGCCGCAAGACCACGGTGCCGCTGGTGACCGAGTCGCGCGACTGGCTGCACGGCACGTTCATGGGCGCCACGCTGTCGTCCGAGACCACCGCGGCCGCCAAGGGCGAGGTGGGCGTCGTACGCCGCGACCCGATGGCGATGCTGCCGTTCATCGGCTACAACGCCGGCGACTACTTCCAGCACTGGGTCAACCTCGGCAAGGACGCCGACGCCACCAAGCTGCCGAAGATCTTCTACGTCAACTGGTTCCGTCGTGACCAGGACGGTGGCTTTCTCTGGCCGGGCTTCGGGGAGAACTCCCGCGTGCTCAAGTGGGTCATCGAGCGCATGGAGGGCAAGGCCGCCGCGGTCGAGACCCCCATCGGTCACGTGCCCACCCCGGAGTCGCTGGACGTCGAGGGCCTGGACATGACCGCCGCCGAGCTGGAGGCCGCGCTCGCGGTCGACCCGGAGGAGTGGAAGGCCGAGATCCCCCAGATCGAGGAGTGGTTCGCCAAGTTCGGCGAGACGCTGCCGACCCAGCTGCAGATCGAGCTGGACGGTCTGAAGGCCCGCCTCGGCCTGTAG
- the corA gene encoding magnesium/cobalt transporter CorA — MQPDRNSLGTSHPEGVEGTVVERAIYLHGVRQDNPHSFRAVVHRLAEPDQAVAWVGLANAAPEEIEQVAQIFHLHPLAVEDAIVAHQRPKIERYDDTLFVVLRPATYDDDTETVHLGELHLFIGPDFVVTVRHSDEPRLAPVRKRMDNDPHLMALGPEAVLYAVLDFVVDGYAPVIAGLENDIDEIEEQVFESDPAVSRRIYELSREVLALQRATKPLLDILEALKRGHEKYGVDEELRRNMRDVADHATGVVERVDGFRQTLMSILSLNSTLVAQTQNEKMTRLAETANQQSDRVKSASSWAAILFAPTVIAGIYGMNFDKMPELHWYWGYPMAIGLMVLTCTTMYIVFRRRDWI; from the coding sequence CTGCAACCTGACCGCAACTCCCTCGGCACGTCGCATCCGGAGGGCGTCGAGGGGACCGTCGTGGAGCGCGCCATCTATCTGCACGGCGTACGCCAGGACAATCCGCACAGCTTCCGGGCCGTCGTGCACCGGCTCGCCGAACCCGACCAGGCCGTCGCATGGGTGGGGCTGGCGAACGCTGCGCCCGAGGAGATCGAGCAGGTCGCGCAGATCTTCCACCTGCACCCGCTGGCTGTCGAGGACGCGATCGTCGCGCACCAGCGACCCAAGATCGAGCGCTACGACGACACGCTCTTCGTGGTGCTCCGGCCGGCGACCTACGACGACGACACGGAGACCGTGCATCTCGGCGAGCTGCACCTGTTCATCGGACCGGACTTCGTGGTGACTGTCCGGCACTCCGACGAGCCGCGACTCGCGCCGGTCCGGAAGCGGATGGACAACGACCCGCACCTGATGGCACTCGGGCCCGAGGCGGTGCTCTACGCGGTCCTGGACTTCGTGGTCGACGGTTACGCCCCGGTCATCGCCGGTCTGGAGAACGACATCGACGAGATCGAGGAGCAGGTCTTCGAGTCCGACCCGGCGGTGTCACGGCGTATCTACGAGCTGTCCCGCGAGGTGCTCGCGCTGCAGCGGGCGACCAAGCCGCTGCTGGACATCCTCGAAGCACTGAAGAGGGGCCACGAGAAGTACGGCGTCGACGAGGAGCTGCGCCGCAACATGCGCGACGTCGCCGACCACGCGACCGGGGTCGTGGAGCGCGTCGACGGCTTCCGGCAGACGCTGATGTCGATCCTGTCGCTCAACTCCACCCTCGTCGCGCAGACCCAGAACGAGAAGATGACGCGGCTGGCAGAGACGGCCAACCAGCAGTCCGACCGGGTCAAGTCGGCCTCCTCTTGGGCGGCGATCCTCTTCGCTCCCACCGTGATCGCGGGCATCTACGGGATGAACTTCGACAAGATGCCCGAATTGCACTGGTACTGGGGATACCCCATGGCCATCGGGTTGATGGTGCTCACCTGCACCACGATGTACATCGTCTTCCGCCGCCGCGACTGGATCTAA
- a CDS encoding DUF3105 domain-containing protein: protein MTTHPQSARRTRIAVVAGVVVVVLLIAAALGWWLTRDDGPAATKQVLPSTPIGVRTIQDPVRLVRDTSGIPGVLAWDQGQYMTLATQDGKAVHLSHVRGPVTYTMTPPAGGPHNIVWMNAGVYTKPVPSERAVHNMEHGAIWITYDPKLPKSTVAKLVAFVGRQSLIPEPKGQGGVKVSGQANRFMDLSPWASNSLPSPIVLSSWGHQLRVTSATDPRMQRFVDTFRHRKPYSPETNEPVDGIPTGTGGVAARYGGVQPNPSGTKN from the coding sequence ATGACCACGCATCCGCAGTCCGCCCGCAGGACCCGGATCGCCGTCGTCGCCGGGGTGGTCGTGGTCGTGCTGTTGATCGCCGCGGCCCTGGGGTGGTGGCTCACCCGTGACGACGGTCCCGCCGCGACGAAGCAGGTGCTGCCCAGCACGCCCATCGGCGTCCGCACGATCCAGGACCCCGTGCGGCTGGTGCGGGACACCTCCGGCATCCCGGGCGTCCTCGCGTGGGATCAGGGGCAGTACATGACCTTGGCGACCCAGGACGGGAAGGCCGTGCACCTGTCGCACGTCCGTGGACCGGTGACCTACACGATGACGCCGCCCGCCGGTGGGCCGCACAACATCGTCTGGATGAACGCGGGTGTCTACACGAAGCCGGTGCCCAGCGAGCGCGCCGTGCACAACATGGAGCACGGTGCCATCTGGATCACCTACGACCCGAAGCTGCCGAAGAGCACGGTCGCGAAGCTGGTCGCCTTCGTCGGGCGGCAGAGCCTGATCCCCGAGCCGAAGGGTCAGGGCGGCGTGAAGGTCTCCGGTCAGGCGAACCGCTTCATGGACCTGTCGCCGTGGGCCTCGAACTCGCTGCCCTCGCCGATCGTGCTGTCGTCGTGGGGGCACCAGTTGCGCGTGACCAGTGCCACCGACCCGCGGATGCAGCGCTTCGTCGACACCTTCCGGCACCGCAAGCCCTACAGCCCCGAGACCAACGAGCCGGTGGACGGCATACCGACCGGGACCGGGGGCGTCGCCGCGCGGTACGGCGGTGTGCAGCCCAACCCGTCGGGCACCAAGAACTGA
- a CDS encoding DUF3105 domain-containing protein: protein MPDPTSTDRAAKLAALKKQQKSRPGWLIPVVIAVVLIVVIGGVATYLGTRSSGSSGTTSTGASGVPKYGRQVLPSAVTGQTTTQPKPAQVKDDSGISGVLAWNTAGYPASGTPNSGTVGHDHVPGPVAYAVTPPIGGPHNATWMNAGIYTKPVPNERAVHNLEHGAIWITYDPKLPTSEVNQLVAFVTKQSLIAEPALEQQGITGQKNRYIDLTPWASNSLPSPIVLSSWGHQLRVSSPTDPRMQKFVDTFRNSQKYTPEYGSPVDGVPTGTGGIAALDGGTVPNPGGTAN, encoded by the coding sequence ATGCCTGATCCCACGTCGACCGACCGCGCCGCCAAACTGGCGGCGCTGAAGAAGCAACAGAAGTCCCGCCCCGGGTGGCTGATCCCGGTGGTGATCGCGGTCGTGCTGATCGTCGTGATCGGTGGCGTCGCGACCTACTTGGGCACCCGCTCGAGCGGCAGCAGCGGTACGACATCGACCGGTGCATCCGGGGTGCCGAAGTACGGCAGGCAGGTGCTGCCGTCCGCGGTGACCGGTCAGACGACGACGCAGCCGAAACCGGCTCAGGTCAAGGACGACTCGGGCATCTCCGGGGTCCTCGCCTGGAATACCGCCGGCTACCCCGCGTCGGGCACCCCGAACTCGGGCACGGTCGGACACGACCACGTCCCCGGACCCGTGGCGTACGCCGTAACGCCGCCGATCGGCGGCCCGCACAACGCGACCTGGATGAACGCCGGCATCTACACCAAGCCGGTGCCCAACGAGCGCGCCGTGCACAACCTGGAGCACGGGGCGATCTGGATCACCTACGACCCCAAGCTGCCGACGTCCGAGGTGAATCAGCTGGTCGCGTTCGTGACGAAGCAGTCCCTCATCGCCGAGCCGGCGCTGGAGCAGCAGGGCATCACCGGGCAGAAGAACCGCTACATCGACCTGACCCCGTGGGCCTCGAACTCGCTGCCGTCGCCGATCGTGCTGTCGTCGTGGGGTCACCAACTGCGGGTGAGCAGCCCCACCGACCCGCGGATGCAGAAGTTCGTCGACACCTTCCGCAACAGCCAGAAGTACACCCCGGAGTACGGCTCGCCCGTCGACGGAGTGCCGACCGGCACCGGCGGGATCGCCGCCCTCGACGGCGGCACCGTGCCGAACCCGGGCGGTACCGCGAACTGA